The following coding sequences are from one Pseudonocardia sp. EC080619-01 window:
- a CDS encoding SAM-dependent methyltransferase, producing MTMSDDVLSAVSGVGNTAVFIAALRAAGLGHPDRLIESDPIAEAVTAAVGDAPVSRLWRAADGSPSVLADALRDYVAMRTRYFDERVHSAVDEGVRQIVVLGAGLDGRAHRMRLPDATIFEIDAPEVLRAKRLLAESRNLTPTTYAVPVPTDLRDGDWPDALQAAGYDRDLPALWLAEGLLFYLAPEDCAALLAAVGALSAPGSAFATEYPQGDLAGALDDIDGGAATRDMIAAFVQAGPQLPPQQWFAGAGWSATARDVADWARALGRTPPDWSTWDTFTWWFATADPGPGR from the coding sequence ATGACCATGTCCGACGACGTGCTGAGCGCCGTGTCCGGGGTGGGGAACACGGCGGTGTTCATCGCGGCCCTGCGCGCCGCGGGCCTCGGGCACCCCGACCGTCTGATCGAGTCCGACCCGATCGCCGAGGCGGTGACGGCGGCGGTCGGCGACGCACCCGTATCCCGGTTGTGGCGCGCCGCGGACGGCTCGCCCTCGGTGCTCGCCGACGCCCTGCGCGACTACGTCGCGATGCGGACCCGGTACTTCGACGAGCGGGTGCACTCCGCCGTCGACGAGGGGGTCCGGCAGATCGTCGTGCTCGGCGCGGGACTCGACGGCCGGGCCCACCGGATGCGGCTGCCGGACGCCACGATCTTCGAGATCGACGCACCCGAGGTCCTGCGGGCGAAGCGGCTGCTGGCCGAGAGCCGGAATCTCACGCCCACCACGTACGCGGTGCCGGTGCCCACCGACCTGCGCGACGGCGACTGGCCGGACGCGCTGCAGGCTGCCGGGTACGACCGGGACCTGCCCGCACTCTGGCTGGCCGAGGGCCTGCTGTTCTATCTCGCACCGGAGGACTGCGCCGCCCTGCTCGCCGCGGTCGGGGCGCTGAGCGCGCCGGGTTCGGCCTTCGCGACCGAGTACCCGCAGGGGGACCTGGCCGGAGCGCTCGACGACATCGACGGCGGGGCGGCGACCCGGGACATGATCGCCGCATTCGTGCAGGCGGGCCCGCAGCTGCCGCCGCAGCAGTGGTTCGCCGGCGCGGGATGGTCGGCGACCGCCCGGGACGTCGCGGACTGGGCGCGTGCGCTCGGCCGGACCCCGCCGGACTGGAGCACCTGGGACACCTTCACCTGGTGGTTCGCCACAGCCGACCCGGGACCGGGACGATGA
- the panD gene encoding aspartate 1-decarboxylase has translation MLRTVLGGKIHRATVTQADLHYVGSLTLDSTLAAAAGLVEGEKVQVVDITNGARLETYVILGEPDSGVICINGAAAHLVHPGDLVIIISYLLAEDAELAGHDPRVVHVDAENRIVKLGEDPGEPVPGATDQFDSRVS, from the coding sequence ATGCTTCGCACCGTCCTCGGTGGAAAGATCCACCGCGCGACCGTGACCCAGGCCGACCTGCACTACGTCGGTTCGCTGACGCTCGACTCCACGCTGGCCGCCGCCGCCGGACTGGTCGAGGGCGAGAAGGTGCAGGTCGTCGACATCACCAACGGCGCGCGGCTCGAGACGTACGTGATCCTGGGCGAGCCCGATTCGGGCGTCATCTGTATCAACGGTGCCGCCGCCCACCTGGTCCACCCCGGCGACCTCGTCATCATCATCTCGTACCTGCTCGCCGAGGACGCCGAACTCGCCGGGCACGACCCGCGCGTCGTCCACGTCGACGCCGAGAACCGCATCGTCAAGCTCGGCGAGGACCCGGGTGAACCGGTGCCCGGGGCGACCGACCAGTTCGATTCCCGGGTCTCGTGA
- a CDS encoding TetR/AcrR family transcriptional regulator, producing the protein MSGRGGTDVVNAGPVPRVKRDEVRSRLLDAAAEVFAQRGYAAARLDEIARAAGFTKGAVYSNFASKHALLAELIEQRVSAHLATSAAELQARDRPGRALEDIAEVFADGIVAGPTWARLLVEIAQQAAYDPEVRAVYTEVRRSLRDELAAALERACDRLGRTPAVPPAQLALTMQSLRLGLVLEYGTDPEQVDRDTVVAVFTDALHALVH; encoded by the coding sequence GTGAGTGGACGTGGAGGTACGGACGTGGTGAACGCGGGCCCGGTCCCCCGGGTGAAGCGGGACGAGGTGCGCAGCCGGCTGCTCGACGCCGCCGCCGAGGTGTTCGCGCAGCGCGGCTACGCGGCGGCCCGCCTCGACGAGATCGCCCGCGCGGCGGGATTCACCAAGGGGGCGGTGTACTCCAACTTCGCGAGCAAGCACGCCCTGCTGGCCGAGCTGATCGAGCAGCGCGTCAGTGCCCACCTCGCGACGAGCGCCGCGGAGCTGCAGGCACGGGACCGGCCCGGCCGGGCGCTGGAGGACATCGCCGAGGTGTTCGCCGACGGGATCGTCGCCGGCCCCACCTGGGCCCGGCTGCTGGTCGAGATCGCCCAGCAGGCGGCGTACGACCCGGAGGTGCGGGCGGTCTACACCGAGGTCCGGCGGAGCCTGCGCGACGAGCTGGCCGCGGCCCTGGAGCGGGCCTGCGACCGGCTCGGCCGCACCCCGGCCGTCCCGCCCGCGCAGCTCGCCCTGACCATGCAGTCGCTGCGGCTCGGCCTGGTGCTCGAGTACGGCACCGACCCGGAGCAGGTCGACCGGGACACCGTGGTCGCCGTGTTCACCGACGCCCTGCACGCCCTCGTCCACTGA
- a CDS encoding ABC transporter ATP-binding protein: MTTTADRATADPAAVGGLPVATGSETWRELVRASRGHRLRLLAVVLCGLGSAALELAMPVVLGRLINSVAAGTADATTVGWSIAAMVGATTTGAAGAAVTAVLAGRLYQTMLAELRERLVANAMRLPQSVVERSGTGDLIARASDDVAQIAGSAQRVIPALTSAAFTIVVALAGLTALDWRYGLALTLTLPVYLVALRWYLATAPRIYAAQRAAAGARAQQILESLHGFQTVQAYGLGPHRHDRVIEASWTMLRHTMRARTVQNMFVGRLNLAEYLGLSAILITGCLLIGAGTSTVGTATTAMLFFLRLFAPITLLLMVIDVLQAAIAALNRIVGVITVPAHDGPAGPAGPPTATSADTAVARLHGVSFGYPGGPRVLHGIDLTVGPGERVALVGASGAGKTTVASLLAGIHRPDHGTVTRPDHTILITQDAHVFAGTLRENLALAAPDADDARIVAALDTTGAAALLGLLPDGLDTTLGAAGHTLTSAQSQQVALTRALLADPELAIFDEATAEAGSSKAELLDRCSEAALRGRAGLVIAHRLSQAATCDRIVVMDGGRVVQVGTHAELTTVDGLYAQLWHSWSGGDPVIADER; the protein is encoded by the coding sequence GTGACGACCACAGCGGACCGCGCGACGGCGGACCCGGCGGCGGTCGGGGGCCTGCCCGTCGCCACCGGCAGCGAGACATGGCGTGAGCTCGTGCGGGCGAGCCGCGGGCACCGGCTCCGGCTCCTCGCCGTCGTGCTGTGCGGGCTCGGCAGCGCCGCGCTCGAGCTCGCCATGCCGGTGGTACTCGGCCGCCTCATCAACTCCGTCGCCGCCGGGACCGCCGACGCGACCACTGTCGGGTGGAGCATCGCCGCGATGGTGGGTGCGACCACGACCGGTGCGGCAGGAGCCGCTGTCACCGCCGTGCTGGCGGGTCGGTTGTACCAGACGATGCTGGCCGAGCTCCGCGAACGGCTGGTGGCCAACGCGATGCGGTTGCCACAGAGCGTCGTGGAACGGTCCGGGACCGGTGACCTGATCGCCCGCGCGAGCGACGACGTCGCGCAGATCGCCGGGTCCGCGCAACGGGTGATCCCCGCGCTCACCTCGGCGGCGTTCACCATCGTGGTCGCGCTGGCCGGCCTGACCGCGCTGGACTGGAGGTACGGGCTCGCACTGACACTGACACTGCCGGTGTACCTGGTCGCTCTGCGCTGGTACCTCGCCACCGCGCCGAGGATCTACGCGGCACAGCGAGCCGCGGCGGGTGCACGCGCCCAGCAGATTCTGGAGTCGCTGCACGGATTCCAGACCGTGCAGGCCTACGGACTCGGCCCGCACCGCCACGACCGGGTGATCGAGGCATCGTGGACGATGCTGCGCCACACCATGCGTGCCCGCACCGTGCAGAACATGTTCGTCGGACGGCTGAACCTGGCCGAGTACCTGGGCCTGTCCGCAATCCTGATCACCGGCTGCCTGCTGATCGGAGCCGGGACCTCGACCGTCGGCACCGCGACCACAGCGATGCTGTTCTTCCTGCGACTGTTCGCTCCGATCACCCTGCTGCTGATGGTGATCGATGTCCTGCAGGCGGCCATCGCCGCGCTGAACCGGATCGTCGGCGTGATCACGGTGCCCGCGCACGACGGACCGGCCGGACCGGCCGGGCCGCCGACCGCGACGTCGGCGGACACCGCGGTGGCCAGGCTGCACGGCGTCAGCTTCGGCTACCCCGGTGGACCACGGGTGCTGCACGGGATCGACCTCACCGTGGGGCCCGGTGAACGGGTCGCGCTGGTCGGCGCGTCCGGCGCAGGGAAGACCACGGTCGCGAGCCTGCTCGCCGGGATCCACCGACCCGACCACGGCACCGTCACCCGACCTGATCACACGATCCTGATCACCCAGGACGCCCACGTCTTCGCCGGCACCCTGCGGGAGAACCTGGCCCTGGCAGCACCGGACGCAGACGACGCCCGGATCGTCGCCGCACTGGACACGACCGGCGCGGCGGCATTGCTCGGTCTGCTGCCCGACGGTCTGGACACGACCCTGGGAGCGGCCGGGCACACGCTGACCTCGGCGCAGTCCCAGCAGGTCGCGCTGACGAGGGCGCTGCTCGCCGACCCCGAACTGGCGATCTTCGACGAGGCGACCGCGGAGGCCGGGTCGAGCAAGGCCGAGCTGCTCGACCGCTGCTCGGAGGCTGCGCTGCGAGGACGGGCAGGACTGGTGATCGCGCACCGGCTCTCACAGGCCGCGACCTGCGACCGGATCGTCGTCATGGACGGCGGGCGAGTCGTACAGGTCGGCACCCACGCCGAACTGACCACAGTGGATGGACTGTACGCGCAGCTGTGGCACTCCTGGAGCGGCGGCGATCCGGTGATCGCAGACGAGCGGTGA
- a CDS encoding MbtH family protein, translated as MATNPFDDADGSFYALVNREGQYSLWPTFQVVPSGWTVAHGEPAGRPRQEVLDWIERTWTDLRPRSLRDRADTASP; from the coding sequence ATGGCCACGAACCCGTTCGACGACGCCGACGGAAGCTTCTACGCACTGGTCAATCGCGAGGGTCAGTACTCGCTGTGGCCGACGTTCCAGGTGGTGCCGAGCGGGTGGACCGTCGCCCACGGCGAACCCGCGGGCAGACCGCGCCAGGAGGTTCTCGACTGGATCGAACGGACCTGGACCGACCTGCGCCCGCGATCGTTGCGGGACCGCGCCGACACCGCGAGTCCGTGA
- a CDS encoding (2,3-dihydroxybenzoyl)adenylate synthase, producing the protein MPGPEPLVLDGVVGYPEEIAARYRRDGYWIDQTFSEMLFETVDRVPDDVAIIAGDTRLSYAELGERVLRLAAGFRDLGIGRGDRVVVQLPNVGEFVPLVFGLFELGAIPVLALAAHERSEIAHFADLAEARAYVTVDRHDGVDLGALAAQIAESSPTVEHTVVLDRSGGGAALETLLAHDPLPRERRCLPGDVAFLQLSGGTTGTSKLIPHTHEGYLGSMRQAVRVGGTTASSVQLVVLPMPHSFAMRSPGFLGALHVGATVVVASDPSPDTAFALVARHGVTETALVPPLALLWLNSSLRPETDLSSLQVVRVGGAKFGAEAARRIRAELGATLQQSYGMAEGLHTFTDLDADEETITTRQGRPTSEADEILVVDDEDRPVPPGSPGHLLTRGPATVRGYYRTPAHDAQVFTADGFYRVGDLVEQDDRGYLTVVGRAKDQINRGGEKVAPEEVENHLLAHPAVHDASVVGVPDDALGERTKAYLVPRQGIDRSVLTVAGTRSFLRERGLAAYKLPDLVEVVETFPSTVAGKVSKRAQRAKKE; encoded by the coding sequence GTGCCCGGGCCCGAGCCGCTCGTCCTCGACGGCGTCGTCGGATACCCCGAGGAGATCGCCGCCCGCTACCGGCGGGACGGCTACTGGATCGACCAGACGTTCTCCGAGATGTTGTTCGAGACCGTCGACCGGGTGCCCGACGACGTCGCGATCATCGCCGGGGACACGCGGTTGAGCTACGCCGAGCTCGGCGAGCGGGTGCTGCGGCTGGCCGCCGGATTCCGCGACCTGGGGATCGGGCGCGGCGACCGCGTCGTCGTCCAGTTGCCCAACGTCGGGGAGTTCGTTCCGCTGGTGTTCGGGTTGTTCGAGCTCGGCGCGATCCCGGTGCTGGCGCTCGCCGCGCACGAGCGCAGCGAGATCGCGCACTTCGCCGACCTGGCCGAGGCGCGTGCCTATGTGACCGTGGACCGGCACGACGGCGTCGACCTGGGCGCGCTGGCGGCGCAGATCGCGGAGTCCTCGCCGACCGTGGAACACACCGTCGTCCTGGACCGGTCCGGTGGGGGCGCGGCCCTCGAGACGCTGCTGGCTCACGACCCGCTGCCCCGCGAGCGTCGCTGCCTACCGGGAGACGTCGCGTTCCTGCAGCTCTCCGGTGGTACGACCGGGACATCGAAGCTCATCCCGCACACCCACGAGGGGTATCTCGGGTCGATGCGGCAGGCGGTGCGCGTGGGCGGGACCACCGCGTCGTCGGTCCAGCTGGTCGTGCTGCCGATGCCGCACAGCTTCGCGATGCGCTCCCCGGGGTTCCTGGGGGCCCTGCACGTCGGCGCCACCGTCGTCGTGGCTTCCGACCCGAGCCCGGACACGGCGTTCGCGCTGGTCGCCCGGCACGGGGTGACCGAGACCGCGCTGGTCCCGCCGCTGGCCCTGTTGTGGCTGAACTCGTCGCTGCGGCCGGAGACGGACCTGTCCAGCCTGCAGGTCGTCCGGGTCGGCGGCGCGAAGTTCGGCGCCGAGGCGGCCCGGCGCATCCGGGCGGAGCTGGGTGCGACGCTGCAACAGAGCTACGGCATGGCCGAGGGGTTGCACACGTTCACCGATCTCGACGCCGACGAGGAGACGATCACCACCCGGCAGGGCAGGCCGACCTCCGAGGCCGACGAGATCCTGGTCGTGGACGACGAGGACCGGCCGGTGCCCCCGGGCAGCCCCGGGCACCTGCTGACCCGCGGCCCGGCCACCGTGCGCGGCTACTACCGCACTCCCGCCCACGACGCGCAGGTCTTCACGGCGGACGGCTTCTACCGCGTCGGCGATCTCGTCGAGCAGGACGACCGCGGCTACCTCACGGTGGTGGGTCGGGCGAAGGACCAGATCAACCGGGGTGGCGAGAAGGTCGCGCCCGAGGAGGTCGAGAACCACCTCCTCGCCCACCCGGCGGTGCACGACGCCTCCGTCGTCGGGGTCCCGGACGACGCGCTGGGCGAGCGCACGAAGGCCTACCTCGTGCCGCGCCAGGGGATCGACCGGTCGGTGCTCACCGTCGCCGGGACCCGGTCGTTCCTGCGGGAGCGCGGGCTGGCGGCCTACAAGCTCCCCGACCTCGTCGAGGTCGTCGAGACGTTCCCGAGCACGGTGGCCGGCAAGGTCAGCAAGCGGGCTCAGCGAGCGAAGAAGGAGTGA
- a CDS encoding LysR family transcriptional regulator, translating to MELRQLRHFVEAARLSHFTRAAERLNVAQPALSQQVSALERELGVDLFERHGRRVVLAAAGERLLARAEVILAEVERARIAVQDEPDAPSGTTVVGALNSHVTTLLTRELPRFHHRFPQVDVAIHEATPVEMLRSLREGTIDLALSDDRLGDGSTALERRPLFVEELVVAVPTGHRLTRHDRLDPKDLVGERFVSYPRGSVVREVLVSLLRAEEHEAHILHECSTPEKLVASNLGVALVPRMTAEAAVGNVVVRRLRRPPSRTIGLFTVRGRHLSDAAGAFVNHDWTQGRAENGA from the coding sequence ATGGAACTCAGACAGCTGAGGCACTTCGTCGAAGCGGCACGGTTGTCGCACTTCACCAGAGCCGCCGAACGACTGAACGTCGCACAGCCTGCGCTGTCCCAACAGGTCAGCGCGCTCGAGCGCGAACTCGGAGTGGACCTCTTCGAACGTCACGGAAGACGCGTCGTGCTCGCGGCCGCCGGTGAGCGTCTCCTCGCCCGCGCCGAGGTCATCCTCGCCGAGGTCGAACGCGCACGGATCGCGGTCCAGGACGAACCGGACGCCCCGAGTGGCACCACCGTCGTCGGCGCTCTGAACTCGCACGTGACCACGCTGCTCACCCGCGAGCTACCCCGGTTCCACCACCGTTTTCCCCAGGTGGATGTCGCCATCCACGAGGCGACGCCGGTAGAGATGCTGCGCAGTCTGCGCGAGGGCACCATCGACCTCGCCCTCAGCGACGATCGACTCGGCGACGGCTCGACCGCGCTGGAACGGCGACCACTCTTCGTCGAGGAGCTCGTCGTCGCCGTACCCACCGGGCATCGGCTGACCCGCCACGATCGGCTCGACCCGAAGGACCTCGTCGGCGAACGGTTCGTCAGCTATCCCCGTGGGTCGGTCGTCCGCGAGGTCCTCGTCTCACTCCTGCGAGCCGAAGAGCACGAGGCTCACATCCTCCATGAGTGCAGCACCCCCGAGAAGCTCGTGGCGAGCAATCTCGGCGTGGCACTCGTTCCACGCATGACAGCCGAAGCAGCAGTCGGGAATGTCGTCGTCAGAAGGCTGCGCCGGCCGCCTTCCCGAACGATCGGCTTGTTCACGGTCCGTGGGCGTCACCTCTCCGACGCCGCCGGCGCCTTCGTGAATCACGACTGGACACAGGGTCGGGCCGAGAACGGCGCCTGA
- a CDS encoding ABC transporter ATP-binding protein yields MRGDRLADPADLGRGRLTRRFPVFLQVPPDPLAVDPFTVDGRISARRFTARVATSSPRLTVPAAGLAVVQHTCTALVPVIMGLAIDRALQSGDFVQLTGWLLLLGANFVFLAVGTRFSAQLAARAVQMVEHRLRSTLSGTVLHPPDGRVRQADGSLLSTTTNDVTRLATAVNLGVYPVGELAGIAFIAVALLMIHWPIGTVVLLGAPVVVWLMGALSGPFARTARHAQALLADAVGRATDLVTGYRVIKGIRAEDEATRRYRRESRTALDGAYRNTDALGRYLAGSNTIGGVFVAAVAGLAGWFAVTGAITIDELIAVAGLTQALLPPLNMLTANAGAVWAAAVGSGARVLDLLLSAPGTGDHSVRTPAPAPAHLPTLEISIDGHAPVRLAPGDLLGLHTDERTATGIVQALTSPRDGDGATTVLVDGDPAGRLDPAGYREVVLVAPHEASLFSGTVADNLDLPGVPAERRTGALWAAACEDFTLGADHGLSTEVGENGNRLSGGQRQRLALARAYTRDPAVLVLHEPATAVDSVTGTAIAQRLRAARAGRSTLVITTSPVLLEGCDRVVELGRRSSTPGLR; encoded by the coding sequence GTGCGCGGTGACCGCCTCGCCGACCCGGCGGACCTCGGCCGCGGCCGGCTCACCCGCCGGTTTCCGGTGTTCCTGCAGGTCCCGCCGGACCCACTCGCGGTGGATCCGTTCACCGTCGACGGGCGGATCAGCGCGCGGCGGTTCACCGCCCGGGTCGCCACCTCGTCGCCGAGGCTGACGGTCCCGGCTGCGGGGCTCGCCGTCGTCCAGCACACCTGCACCGCGCTGGTACCGGTGATCATGGGGCTGGCGATCGACCGGGCGCTGCAGAGCGGCGACTTCGTCCAGCTGACCGGATGGCTGCTACTTCTCGGGGCGAACTTCGTGTTCCTGGCCGTGGGCACACGGTTCAGCGCGCAGCTCGCCGCACGAGCGGTCCAGATGGTCGAGCACCGGCTGCGCAGCACCCTGTCCGGCACGGTCCTCCACCCGCCCGACGGACGAGTACGACAGGCCGACGGATCGCTCCTGTCCACCACGACCAACGACGTCACCCGCCTCGCGACAGCGGTGAACCTGGGTGTCTACCCGGTCGGCGAGCTGGCCGGGATCGCGTTCATCGCGGTGGCACTGCTGATGATCCACTGGCCTATCGGGACCGTGGTGCTGCTGGGCGCACCGGTCGTGGTCTGGCTGATGGGCGCACTGAGCGGACCGTTCGCACGGACTGCGCGGCACGCCCAGGCACTTCTCGCCGACGCTGTCGGCCGGGCCACCGACCTCGTCACCGGCTACCGGGTCATCAAGGGCATCCGAGCCGAGGACGAGGCGACCCGCCGCTACCGCCGGGAGAGCCGGACCGCCCTCGACGGCGCGTACCGCAACACCGACGCCCTCGGCCGCTACCTCGCCGGGAGCAACACGATCGGCGGCGTGTTCGTCGCCGCAGTCGCCGGGCTGGCGGGCTGGTTCGCGGTCACCGGGGCGATCACCATCGACGAGCTCATCGCGGTCGCGGGGCTCACCCAGGCACTCCTGCCGCCGCTCAACATGCTGACCGCCAACGCGGGCGCCGTGTGGGCGGCAGCGGTGGGCTCCGGCGCACGGGTGCTGGACCTGCTGCTCAGCGCCCCGGGAACCGGCGACCACTCGGTGCGGACACCTGCCCCGGCACCCGCACACCTGCCGACCCTGGAGATCAGCATCGACGGGCACGCCCCGGTCCGCCTCGCCCCGGGGGACCTGCTCGGGCTGCACACCGACGAGCGGACCGCCACCGGGATCGTCCAGGCGCTGACCTCTCCCCGCGACGGTGACGGCGCCACGACGGTCCTGGTCGACGGCGACCCGGCAGGGCGACTGGATCCGGCGGGCTACCGGGAGGTGGTCCTCGTCGCGCCACACGAGGCGAGCCTGTTCAGCGGGACCGTCGCCGACAACCTGGACCTGCCCGGCGTCCCGGCGGAGCGCCGGACCGGGGCACTGTGGGCCGCCGCCTGCGAGGACTTCACCCTCGGCGCCGACCACGGCCTCAGCACCGAGGTCGGCGAGAACGGCAACCGGCTCTCCGGCGGTCAGCGCCAGCGCCTGGCCCTGGCCAGGGCCTACACCCGCGACCCCGCCGTGCTGGTCCTGCACGAACCGGCGACTGCGGTCGACTCGGTGACCGGCACTGCGATCGCCCAGCGGCTGCGCGCAGCGCGCGCGGGCCGGTCGACCCTGGTGATCACCACCTCGCCGGTACTGCTCGAGGGCTGCGACCGGGTCGTCGAGCTGGGCCGCCGGTCGTCCACGCCAGGGCTCCGGTGA
- a CDS encoding alkyl sulfatase dimerization domain-containing protein, giving the protein MTDLLDLSARIIDTGVRDVAVNRTNQELSEVAEDVAVVESFSHCVVVRTDEGLVLFDASGAGTGAEVVDAVRRWSDEPVHTLVYTHGHLDHVGGSGAVLADAARRGHPAPRVIAHENVPGRLSRYRGTAGYNMLINMRQFGWLMDPGRTGGTGSDELRPSFDAAPREFVPSDVALPDTLVGDALDLSVGGLDIGFRHARGETDDHLWSWLPGKRAVSTGDLLIWNFPNAGNPQKVQRYPDEWATALRAIVAEEPELLLPAHGLPIGGRDRIAAVLGETADVLDALVAQTLELMNAGAPLDTVLHTVSVPEVTLAKPFLQPLYDEPEFVVRNIWRLYGGWYDGNPARLKPAADAAVAAEVAGLAGGAAVLVERAEESVAAGDLRLARQLVEWAAGAAPDDAGVQRARASVYATCSEAEGSLMARGIFAFESTVSAGRGTGA; this is encoded by the coding sequence ATGACCGACCTGCTCGACCTGTCCGCCCGGATCATCGACACCGGTGTGCGCGACGTCGCGGTGAACCGCACGAACCAGGAGCTGTCCGAGGTCGCCGAGGACGTCGCCGTCGTCGAGTCCTTCTCGCACTGCGTCGTCGTCCGCACGGACGAGGGTCTGGTGCTGTTCGACGCGAGCGGCGCCGGTACCGGCGCCGAGGTCGTCGACGCCGTCCGCCGGTGGAGCGACGAGCCGGTGCACACCCTCGTCTACACCCACGGGCACCTCGACCACGTCGGCGGGAGCGGTGCGGTCCTCGCCGACGCCGCCCGCCGCGGCCACCCGGCGCCGCGCGTGATCGCGCACGAGAACGTGCCGGGCCGGCTGTCCCGCTACCGGGGCACCGCCGGGTACAACATGCTGATCAACATGCGCCAGTTCGGCTGGCTGATGGACCCGGGCCGGACGGGCGGGACCGGTTCGGACGAGCTGCGGCCGTCGTTCGACGCCGCGCCGAGGGAGTTCGTGCCCTCCGACGTGGCCCTGCCCGACACCCTCGTCGGTGACGCGCTCGACCTCTCGGTCGGCGGGCTCGACATCGGGTTCCGGCACGCGCGGGGCGAGACCGACGACCACCTCTGGTCCTGGCTGCCCGGAAAGCGTGCGGTCAGCACGGGCGACCTGCTCATCTGGAACTTCCCGAACGCGGGCAACCCGCAGAAGGTGCAGCGCTACCCCGACGAGTGGGCCACCGCGCTGCGGGCGATCGTGGCCGAGGAACCGGAGCTGCTGCTCCCGGCGCACGGCCTGCCGATCGGCGGACGGGATCGGATCGCCGCGGTGCTCGGCGAGACAGCCGACGTCCTGGACGCGCTCGTGGCCCAGACCCTGGAGCTGATGAACGCCGGCGCTCCGCTCGACACCGTCCTGCACACCGTCTCCGTGCCGGAGGTGACGCTGGCCAAGCCCTTCCTCCAGCCGCTCTACGACGAGCCCGAGTTCGTCGTGCGCAACATCTGGCGGCTCTACGGCGGCTGGTACGACGGCAACCCGGCCCGGCTCAAGCCCGCCGCGGACGCGGCCGTCGCCGCCGAGGTGGCCGGGCTCGCCGGCGGGGCCGCGGTCCTGGTGGAGCGGGCGGAGGAGAGCGTGGCCGCAGGGGACCTGCGCCTGGCCCGTCAGCTGGTGGAGTGGGCCGCCGGTGCCGCGCCCGACGACGCGGGCGTGCAGCGGGCACGAGCTTCGGTGTACGCGACCTGCAGTGAGGCCGAGGGCTCCCTGATGGCGAGGGGGATCTTCGCGTTCGAGTCGACGGTGTCCGCGGGCCGGGGGACCGGGGCGTGA
- a CDS encoding PrsW family intramembrane metalloprotease encodes MIGGDLLRRGAHRTALRVLLGGLALWVATVVVTWTTQNPTLIPTVILLGSFLVPVAFVLWAVDSGTEHVAVRDVVLAFVVGGVLGILGASLLETRLLQGGGPVLGMLGVGLIEELMKLGAVWLLARRLSGYTVRDGAVFGAAVGLGFAAFESAGYAFNAALGLGGLDLRALVETEILRGLLAPVGHGLWTAVLGATLFAAARAAGRLRVTGPVVGWYLVVSLLHAVWNLSGGIAAVVVWFRTAQVWQYQLLAAGRLPSPTPEQAHLFTLCSWAIMVIVAGLGLACLRRVLPRSRPGTGHPTQDERTDA; translated from the coding sequence GTGATCGGCGGCGACCTGCTGCGCCGGGGAGCGCACCGCACGGCGCTGCGGGTGCTGCTCGGGGGACTCGCGCTCTGGGTCGCCACGGTGGTGGTCACCTGGACCACGCAGAACCCCACGCTGATCCCGACCGTCATCCTGCTCGGCTCCTTCCTGGTGCCGGTGGCCTTCGTCCTGTGGGCGGTCGACTCGGGCACCGAGCACGTGGCCGTGCGCGACGTCGTGCTCGCCTTCGTCGTCGGCGGCGTACTGGGGATCCTGGGCGCCTCGCTGCTGGAGACCCGGTTGCTCCAGGGCGGCGGACCGGTACTCGGCATGCTCGGGGTGGGGCTGATCGAGGAGCTGATGAAGCTCGGCGCGGTCTGGCTGCTCGCCCGGCGGCTCTCCGGCTACACGGTCCGCGACGGCGCGGTGTTCGGCGCGGCGGTCGGGCTCGGCTTCGCCGCGTTCGAGTCCGCGGGGTACGCGTTCAACGCCGCGCTCGGCCTGGGCGGCCTGGACCTGCGTGCCCTCGTCGAGACCGAGATCCTTCGCGGCCTGCTCGCCCCGGTCGGTCACGGGCTGTGGACCGCGGTCCTCGGGGCGACGCTGTTCGCCGCCGCCCGTGCGGCAGGACGGCTGCGGGTGACCGGCCCGGTGGTCGGCTGGTACCTGGTGGTGTCGCTGCTGCACGCCGTCTGGAACCTCTCCGGCGGGATCGCGGCCGTCGTCGTCTGGTTCCGCACCGCGCAGGTCTGGCAGTACCAGCTGCTCGCCGCCGGGCGGCTGCCCTCGCCGACCCCGGAGCAGGCCCACCTGTTCACACTCTGCTCGTGGGCGATCATGGTGATCGTCGCGGGGCTCGGCCTCGCCTGCCTGCGGCGCGTCCTCCCGCGGTCGCGCCCGGGCACGGGCCATCCGACGCAGGACGAGAGGACCGACGCATGA